The proteins below are encoded in one region of Coffea arabica cultivar ET-39 chromosome 4c, Coffea Arabica ET-39 HiFi, whole genome shotgun sequence:
- the LOC140004783 gene encoding uncharacterized protein: protein MGHEMNRLFPYIGHLPNLLNITPNTAIIQALLEYWDPNGSVFRFRECELTPTLEEIEGLLQMTGKGSPMVYPTNGTREQFCKFLGLKQDSMDQHPDAKSCPLEFLYKRFGERDSYDRHHDDFFISREQWEGKRVQALGLALISLLLFPQKHGKVTFSTVNMIQSVFLGIKEKTPTLVPIIIADIFTAVTECQKKRGFFYASNLVLQMWAMEHLSKRTLNPLGSCLPTANWVESHRERVIRYYRVASPSVFIQEFNALTSDKMQWVLDWTKVRDPAFKTTQFDFIPLASTSGLVMYIPQRVMR, encoded by the coding sequence ATGGGGCATGAAATGAACCGACTGTTCCCGTACATAGGTCATCTACCAAATCTTTTGAATATAACCCCGAACACAGCAATCATTCAAGCACTGCTCGAGTACTGGGATCCCAATGGCTCCGTTTTTCGATTTAGGGAATGTGAGTTAACACCCACTCTAGAGGAGATAGAAGGGTTATTGCAAATGACTGGGAAAGGTAGCCCTATGGTGTACCCAACTAATGGAACTAGAGAGCAATTTTGCAAGTTTCTAGGTTTGAAGCAAGATAGCATGGATCAGCACCCGGATGCAAAATCATGCCCACTCGAATTCTTGTACAAACGATTTGGGGAAAGGGATTCTTACGACCGACACCACGATGACTTTTTCATTAGCAGAGAACAATGGGAAGGAAAACGAGTACAAGCCTTAGGACTAGCCTTGATCAGTTTACTACTATTCCCGCAAAAACATGGAAAGGTTACCTTCTCAACAGTTAACATGATTCAAAGTGTGTTTCTAGGAATCAAGGAAAAGACCCCTACTTTGGTGCCTATCATTATTGCTGATATCTTCACCGCCGTTACCGAATGCCAAAAGAAGAGGGGGTTTTTCTATGCATCCAACTTAGTGCTTCAAATGTGGGCGATGGAACATCTGTCAAAGAGAACACTGAATCCATTGGGGTCATGCCTTCCAACAGCAAACTGGGTTGAATCGCACCGAGAAAGAGTTATAAGATACTATCGAGTGGCATCTCCTAGTGTGTTTATTCAGGAATTCAACGCATTAACTTCGGATAAGATGCAGTGGGTTCTCGATTGGACGAAAGTAAGGGATCCAGCCTTCAAGACTACACAATTTGACTTCATTCCGTTAGCAAGCACTAGTGGGTTGGTTATGTACATTCCACAACGAGTTATGAGATAG